A part of Prolixibacteraceae bacterium genomic DNA contains:
- a CDS encoding VWA domain-containing protein — MRRLPVYLLLDTSGSMTGEPIQSVNVGLQSLMTSLRSDPHALDTVYISIITFDKEVHEFLPLTELSSVQLEEVTCPKSGPTFLGEALEMVLNKMKREVILSSNEQKGDWMPLLFIMTDGKPSDLMKFKEMATEMRAANFGSIIACGAGPKAKEEYLRMITDNITMLDHMDSASFEAYFRWVSEVVNQGSKSAGVSEELMLPPAPPELNIVI; from the coding sequence ATGAGAAGATTACCAGTTTATTTATTGCTAGATACCTCTGGATCTATGACAGGTGAACCTATCCAGTCAGTAAATGTCGGGCTACAGTCTTTAATGACTTCATTGAGATCTGATCCCCATGCGTTAGATACAGTCTACATTAGTATCATTACTTTTGATAAAGAAGTACATGAGTTTTTGCCATTGACTGAACTTTCGTCAGTACAACTAGAGGAGGTTACATGTCCTAAATCAGGGCCAACATTTTTAGGCGAAGCACTCGAGATGGTGTTGAATAAGATGAAAAGAGAAGTGATTCTTTCTTCTAATGAACAGAAGGGAGATTGGATGCCTTTATTATTTATTATGACTGATGGAAAGCCATCTGATTTGATGAAGTTTAAAGAGATGGCTACCGAAATGCGGGCTGCTAATTTTGGAAGTATAATTGCTTGTGGTGCTGGTCCAAAGGCAAAGGAGGAGTATTTAAGAATGATAACTGATAACATAACTATGTTGGACCATATGGATAGTGCATCATTTGAGGCTTATTTCAGGTGGGTTTCAGAAGTTGTGAATCAGGGAAGTAAAAGTGCTGGTGTTTCAGAGGAGCTCATGTTACCACCTGCACCACCTGAATTAAATATTGTAATTTAA